The Raphanus sativus cultivar WK10039 chromosome 2, ASM80110v3, whole genome shotgun sequence DNA segment aatatatattatttttcaattttgtatGTCATTGAATTTAttgttttcataattatttatttaaacaatgtgaagaataaatatttagttactACGGTAAAAAGTATATTGAGTTGGTTAGACATTATGAAAATCCAATATTAAgctttattatttagaaaaataaaaattattttattccaTAACCAAACGTTCTTCTTCTGGTCCTCCATGGACACAGAATGCATGAGTAATTTAAGCAGACGTTATGAAGACGCTCTTAGATCTCTGAATCATAGACACTTTAGAATTTCTACTTACAATATGTCTTCttcaaagtttcaaaaaaaaatatagcttCTTCGTCTTTCTCGAATGTGTAAGTCCTTAATGTGTGTTCTAGTGCACTTTTTTTTGTACTTCTTTTATAGATTACTTTGTTATCAGAATGTTTTGTCACCACACAATGCTCATCTAATTGGAGATGGTAATCTCCGATTAAGTAAACCATTAGTAGTTAATATACAGGACAATAGATCCTTTTCTTCAATTGCTTTCAAGCTTTCTCTTTTTGGAGTTCCCTTATTTGTTTGGTTAACCCCATAGCATTTCACGGCAAAACCCGAGACTTTTTTCTCccactttcttttctttattttgtaaACCCAAACTAACTATTACATGCGTAATCTTGCTTATTCTTCACTCTTTTGATGAAGCTTTTTTTAAGTACTTCATTTCATTTCCACCAACATCTATACATGATTAAATACAAATTCTTAGTCCCTATGTATCTGCACACAAAAATAGCTTCCTAGCTTCAAACATGAACAAACCGAAGTTctagaataaataaattcaagtGGAAAAAAAGGAAACAGGAACAGAACACGTCGAGAGAGAATGTCAAATTTTGCTCTAAGCTGTCGAGAGATGTCTTCAATTAGAGCACTGGCCGGTCCAGAAGTATTGTTATCAAGTCTAGCATCCTTCTCTTTCCAGATAAATACATTGCAGCTTGGAATTCTGAGTACTGTAAGTGCAATCGGAAAACAAATTGTTGTGTTGTCTCCCCGACCTGAGCACACAGAAGACACTGATCCGAACAAACTGTTGTATTTATTGGGCATTGTAGCCGAGATTTTGGACCCATTTTTCAGCTCTGCCACCATGTTTATGCTTCTTCTGATGAAATGCTTCTTGCTGAGTTTTCTCCGTAAAGAAACAAAACCACCTAGAtggatttgttttgtttgcaaTTACAAAACAATCAGCAAAAAGTAAATCAACCGGTGTGAAATAGATaacagatttttaaaaacacaaaatgACAATTACGATTAAGATTCTATATGGCGCATATATTTGTGTGAATACAATCGGTGAATCTAAAACAAAAAGTCGATCTAAAACATAACCTGAATCAACCAAGAGCATGTCGACGCCCATGAGCTCTCCACCACGGCGGAAGTTTCTGCCTCCCAGAAGCGGAGTAAGCGACTTCAACGGTGGCGGAGGAGCGGCCGCTCTGTAGATAAGAGAGAAGGACCAAAACGTTAGCCATATCTTTGATTTTCCGGATGAGTTTACAATGAATGAGAAGAGAATTCTGAAAGAGATAAACAACCTTCTTATAGTCGACTCTACCGACTTGCACATCAAAATATCACATTTAATCAACATCGTGTGTGATTGATTAATGAGGGTAGAGTTAAGATGATTGATAGAAGGGAAACGGAGATCGGCTGCCAGACGAAATCGAATCGCCAATATTCTCGAGTACGCGAGAAAGACTCTCAATAATCCTAATGAAAAACGCACCGTTTCTTCATGAATGTCTAATACTATAAGTCGATCAAACACAACATGGGCTTGACAGGAAAATGGCCCAATACAGGAAAGAATAAGTCGAAGTTTCAAAATTACAAACACGCTGCGTTTTAAAAAAGAGGACACGCGTCGCCTTATCCCAGCA contains these protein-coding regions:
- the LOC130507898 gene encoding uncharacterized protein LOC130507898, with the protein product MLIKCDILMCKSVESTIRRAAAPPPPLKSLTPLLGGRNFRRGGELMGVDMLLVDSGGFVSLRRKLSKKHFIRRSINMVAELKNGSKISATMPNKYNSLFGSVSSVCSGRGDNTTICFPIALTVLRIPSCNVFIWKEKDARLDNNTSGPASALIEDISRQLRAKFDILSRRVLFLFPFFPLEFIYSRTSVCSCLKLGSYFCVQIHRD